The following coding sequences lie in one Palaemon carinicauda isolate YSFRI2023 chromosome 7, ASM3689809v2, whole genome shotgun sequence genomic window:
- the LOC137644460 gene encoding uncharacterized protein codes for MTKKVDGGIIMYKKKIKMKRNAKKRYDETATEEDKERSRLSEKEVAVAQTKQQALDNVYEDLDTKESQKKIYKSAKEKNKATKDTTHIKQIKNEDGVVMCSSSYIKGRWKQYFERLLNEENPRSIIADGNPNLGMVRDIDREKIKVTLSKMENGKPMIPD; via the coding sequence ATGACAAAGAAAGTTGATGGTGgaataattatgtacaagaaaaaaatcaagatgaagagaaatgcaaagaaaagaTATGATGAAACAGCCACTGaagaagataaggagagaagtagatTATCAGAGAAAGAAGTGGCGGTGGCACAAACAAAACAACAAGCATtggataatgtatatgaagatttggacacaaaggagagtcaaaagaagatttacaagagtgctaaagaaaaaaataaagcgaccaaagatactacccacattaagcagataaagaatgaggatggagTGGTGATGTGTAGCTCCAGTTATATAAAAGGAAGGTGGaagcaatattttgaaagattgctaaatgaagaaaatccgagatctataattgcagatggaaatccaaatttaggaatggtaagagatatagatagagaaaAAATTAAGGTTACCCTCAGCAAGATGGAAAATGGAAAACCTATGATACCTGATTAG